A single window of Romeriopsis navalis LEGE 11480 DNA harbors:
- a CDS encoding glycosyltransferase family 2 protein — translation MKVSIGILAHNEATTIRKTLESLLQQTIFQPGERSLELEIVGVPNGCRDNTAEVMRRTFAGIINPVDYPQVTWKICELAQPGKPNAWNHYVHELADPQADYMFLMDADIWFPEPYTLGSMLNVLEQDPYIWVAVDRPVKDVVLKQNKNLIDHLSSFVSELSGSGGAVWLCGQLYCARASILRQIYMPSELTADDGFLYQMVTTNCLTTPIQRDRIARAPDALHVFEAYTHPRQLLKHERWLVVANITNTLIFEHLHTALKQLPSDRSASSLFREWDQQNPRWVANLIHAERTKQSGWLSPPEYLVRRFINLHNKPLIKMILLFPLAFVAMCVDLLALCAANRELSKV, via the coding sequence ATGAAAGTTAGTATCGGAATCCTCGCGCATAATGAAGCTACGACGATTCGCAAAACGTTAGAGTCGTTATTGCAACAGACAATTTTTCAGCCCGGTGAACGTTCTTTAGAACTGGAAATTGTGGGTGTGCCGAATGGTTGCCGTGATAATACCGCCGAGGTGATGCGGCGAACTTTTGCTGGAATTATTAATCCGGTTGATTATCCTCAGGTGACTTGGAAAATTTGCGAATTGGCGCAACCCGGCAAACCGAATGCCTGGAATCATTATGTCCATGAGCTGGCTGATCCGCAGGCAGACTATATGTTTCTAATGGATGCTGATATTTGGTTCCCGGAGCCCTATACGCTGGGTTCGATGCTGAACGTCTTAGAGCAAGATCCCTATATTTGGGTGGCGGTCGATCGACCCGTTAAAGATGTGGTGTTAAAGCAAAATAAGAATTTGATTGATCATCTTTCGAGTTTTGTTTCCGAATTGTCTGGCAGTGGTGGAGCCGTGTGGTTATGTGGTCAGTTGTACTGTGCACGGGCGTCGATTCTGCGTCAGATTTATATGCCATCGGAGTTGACGGCAGACGATGGATTTCTCTATCAGATGGTGACAACCAACTGTTTGACCACACCGATTCAACGCGATCGCATTGCGCGTGCACCGGATGCCCTACACGTGTTCGAAGCCTATACCCATCCGCGCCAGTTACTGAAACATGAACGTTGGCTCGTTGTGGCGAATATTACGAATACGTTGATCTTCGAGCATTTACATACAGCCCTAAAGCAGTTGCCCTCCGATCGTTCGGCTTCCTCGTTGTTTCGCGAATGGGATCAGCAGAATCCGCGTTGGGTGGCGAATTTAATTCATGCGGAACGGACGAAACAATCCGGATGGTTAAGTCCGCCGGAATACTTGGTGCGGCGATTTATTAACTTGCACAATAAGCCATTGATTAAAATGATTTTGCTGTTTCCGCTAGCATTTGTCGCAATGTGTGTAGATCTATTGGCATTGTGTGCTGCAAATCGCGAGTTGTCGAAAGTTTAA
- a CDS encoding serine O-acetyltransferase gives MLHSSVPPQRVTLKSSLRAFRQACADLRADIDRYVYMDHCHWLVAFLGRQGIWVMTQYRVSRWVHFYFHIPVLRPLLKLLCGIWQKVIEIVTGVELPNRAEIGGGLFMPHANGIIIHIDAKLGRNCNLSQQVTIGVGGREDRGTPQIGDRVFFGPGAKIFGPITIGHDVAIGANAVVLRDLPHQAVAVGIPAKVISYDGSQDFILYRGCAMNSPDASRRPRVEPDAAPMSESDPDYIAEFNANNPRS, from the coding sequence ATGCTTCATTCTTCTGTTCCTCCACAGCGAGTTACGCTGAAATCCTCATTGCGAGCATTTCGGCAAGCCTGTGCGGATTTGCGGGCTGATATCGATCGGTATGTCTATATGGACCATTGCCACTGGCTCGTGGCATTCCTGGGCCGCCAAGGTATCTGGGTGATGACGCAATATCGGGTTAGCCGCTGGGTGCATTTTTATTTTCACATCCCGGTGTTACGTCCGCTGCTCAAGTTGCTATGTGGGATCTGGCAAAAGGTGATTGAAATCGTTACCGGTGTGGAGTTGCCAAACCGGGCGGAGATTGGGGGGGGGCTCTTTATGCCCCACGCTAATGGCATCATCATTCATATTGATGCTAAGCTCGGTCGCAATTGTAACTTGAGTCAGCAAGTGACGATCGGCGTCGGTGGTCGTGAGGATCGTGGGACACCCCAAATTGGCGATCGTGTGTTCTTTGGCCCTGGTGCGAAGATCTTTGGGCCGATTACGATTGGTCATGATGTGGCGATCGGGGCAAATGCGGTGGTACTGCGCGATTTGCCTCACCAGGCCGTGGCCGTGGGGATTCCGGCGAAGGTGATTAGCTATGACGGTTCGCAGGATTTTATCTTGTACCGTGGTTGTGCGATGAACTCGCCGGATGCTAGCCGGCGGCCAAGAGTTGAACCTGATGCCGCGCCGATGTCAGAATCTGACCCCGACTATATTGCCGAATTCAATGCGAATAATCCTCGCAGTTGA